The genomic segment ACATGCTAATCGCAGTCCTTTCTTTTAGCAGCTTAAAAAGTGCTATTTATTATTTTCCTTTTTTTCTACTGCTAGTTTTTCTAGTTCTCTTTTCTTCTGACTGAGATTGAGAAATTTCTATATCAGATTGCTTAAGTTGAATACCATCTTCTACAGGTTGATTGATGTCTTCATTATTTTCAACTACTGCCCCTTCACTTTGAGAAGTATTTTCTTCCTGCTTATCTTCCTGCTTTTCAACTTTTTCAGTTAAAGCCTCTTCTAATACAACTACGGGATTTTCTAAATATTCTTTGTTTTCAACAGTATTATTTCCCTCAATAATATTATTTTCTTCACTTACATTACTTTCTTCAATTATATTATTCTCTGTGATAGAAGAAGTATCTTCTTCCTTTTTAGGCTGACAAAAAGCGCTTTCTATATTATTAGAAGGTCTTGGAATTACTTTAGATGAAACGAATGCGTTGTTTTCAGTAGCAACTTGTCTTCCTGCTGTAACTGCAGCTGTTACCGCTCCAACATCTCCTGAAACTTTTATCGTCATGTACCCGGATCCCTTAGTATTTTCAAGGTCAATTATATTAACATTAGCCGTTTTCGCCATAGCATCTGCAGCTAAAATAGCAGTTGATAAACCTATTGTTTCAACTAAACCTAATGCTTCTTTCATCCTGCCACCTCACTTTAATCTTTATTAATGTGTGCATCTTTTTACAATTTTCATAAAATACGAGTAATCTCGCATTCTATGAAAATCTTTATTATACTAAACGATACATTTGAATATGCTCTAACTTCTTCTAATAATTTGAATGTTTAAATTCTTTGCCTTATCCTTAGCTAACTCAGTTATTATATCTCCTGAATATAAGAATAATTTTTTATCATTCTTATATCTTTCTATTTCCTGAACAGTAATTATTCTTTTGCCATCTTTATTATTTAAAACCTCATTATATTCTGTACTTTCATAGACCAGAGAACTATTTTCACCAAATTTATTTTCATATTCTTCAATTTGAAAAATATCCTTTGTTATTTCAATATTAAATTCTAACAAAGTCTTGTAATAATTTAATATCTTATTAATATAACTAGGTGGCTCTTTGCCAGTAAATTTCTCAAGTCCTGAACTGAGCAAAATAATTCTTTGCCCCTTTTCCATACTTTTAAAAATCCATCTACTTTCAAAAATATCATCAATGCATAATGCTGTTTTAACTACGATTTCTCTAGGAACTACTGGAAATACCGTGAGATATTCTGATGATTCATCAAAGTCAACATTCTTTCTACTTATTACGGATTTACATACACTAAATTTTTTCAAATTACTTAAGTGAAAATCATTATATATTCCATCTGGTAATACTGCATAAACGTCATATTCGTTTCGCTTATCTAATTCTTCAAATATAGATGAATACTTGCTATTCCACTCTTCAGTAAATATTACATACAGTTTCTTTGTGGGAATAAATAAATTCTGTATGGAGCTTTCGGCTTGAAGCAATTGTATGGCTTTAATCACTAATTCTCTTAGTCTTTTCTCATCTATTTCCACGTTATCCCTCCTAAGCTCTAAAAACAATTACTGTAATATTTTCTTTTTGCATAACTATCTCATTATAATTTAAAATCTTCTTATACGAATTTAGGAAGAATCTTTTCAGTGTCCATATGAGGACGTGGAATGACATGAATAGAAACAACTTCTCCAACTAATCTAGCAGATGCAGCCCCTGCATCAGTTGCTGCTTTTACAGCGCCAACATCACCACGAACCATAACTGTTACTAGACCTGAACCTATCTTTTCATATCCTATTAAATTAACATTTGCTGCTTTAACCATAGCATCTGCTGCTTCTATTGCAGCAACTAAACCTTTAGTTTCAACCATTCCTAATGCATCTGAATTCATATTAAATACCTCCTTAAATTTTAGGTAAACTTTTGTTTTTTTATATTTAACTTTATATAGAAAATATTGAATTTAATATATTATATTGATAAAGAAACTCGACTCGTATTCACTCGCTGAGTAAGTGATTCACACCAAATCAATTTTTAATGAGGTTAACTCATATATGAGTTAACTAAGTTCAAGTAACCAAATCGCAGATTTGGACTTTCACTTATTCTTAAGGAAACTCGACTCACATGCGTTCACTGAGTAAGCGATTCACACAAAATCGTAGATTTTGGTTCTCTGCTTAAATATAAGGTGTTGTAGTTGATTTAGGTTCATCACCTAACGCACCAAGTAATTTTTTACCTACTTCAATTGATGCTCTTACAGCTTGTCTTACAGCTCCCGAATCACCACTGAAAGTTAATATAACCTCATTTGAGAAACTTGTTCCGTTTCCTGGTGAACAGTAACCTACAACATCAACATTAGCAGCTTTTACAGCAACATCAGCTAAAACTGTTCCAATTGCAGCTGGTCCTGCACAAACCATTCCAAAAGCTCTGCCTAATGGCGTTCCAAAAGCTTTTTCTAAACAATAACTTGCTCTAGCTGTGTATTGAAATTCTAAATGTCCTGCATCATTTGCATACACATCTCCAAAATATTTATCTAAGCTTGAAAGTGCAATTTCAACTGCACGTCTAGCATCTGAAACATCATCAGCTCCTATATAAATTAAACTTCCATGACCTGCTCCGCCTTTAGTATCTCTAGGTAATTCAACAGAAATAACTTCTGTATTTGTAGCTTTAACAGCATCATCAACAGCCATAATTTGAGGTCCAGCTCCAGTTCTTCCGCCTATGATACCGATTGAACGGTACTTTCCTAATTTCATAGTTTCTGTAAGTAGTGGATCTACACTTGCAATTACTAGTCCAATAGTATCTCCTATTGCAGTACCTACAAATTCAGTAACACCTATTCCTCCACTAGTATTTTTGCTTATATTTTGAGAATCATTATTTTGATTTTTAACAGATATTCCAAGTTCGCTAGAAACCCGTTTCATTACCTTTTCAATCAATTGTTGATCCATTTTGACTCCTCCATTCTAAAATTATATCTTTAACCACCAATAATACATTTAATCCCCTGATCCTCAATAATCTTTTTTAAGACTTCAATCTCATCTTCTTTTAATGACCGTGAGTCTTTCATAAGATAATCTCTTCCAAGGAGTTCATATTTATTTTCACCATAAGTATGGTATGGTAACAAATGAATCGTATCAATGTTATTCAAAGTTTTAGTAAACCTACATAATTCCAAAATATCTTGAATTGAAGAATTAAAGTCTGGTATTAATGGTACTCTAACTACCATTTTTGATATTTCAGAAATTCTCTTTGCATTATTTAGAATTATTTCGTTAGAAACTCCTGTGTATTTTCTGTGTAATTCAAGATTTGTACTCTTAATATCCATAAGCACTAAATCTATATATGGAAATACTTTTTCAATAGTTTCTGAATTTGCATAACCTGTAGTTTCAATAGCTGTATGCCAACCTTGTGCTTTACATGCCTTAAAAAGTTCTTTTGAAAAATCTGACTGTAATAGTGGTTCTCCTCCTGATAAAGTGATTCCACCACCAGATCGTCTATAATTTATAGCATCTTTTTTGAGTTCTTTTATAACTTGTTCAATCGTCATTTTTTTACCTTTTAAGACTAAAGAGCTTGTTGGACAAACATTGCTACATTCACCACATGCTGTGCAAATTTCTCTATTTATAAAACCTTTATTATTAACACTAATTGCACCTATTTTGCAGGCTGAAATACATCTTCCACAATGAATACAATTCGCAGATTGATACATTATGACAGGTTTAATTTTCTGTGATTCAGGATTGCTACACCATAAGCATGATAAAGGACATCCTTTTAAAAAAACTATTGTACGAATTCCTGGGCCATCATGTATAGAGAATCTCTGTATATCAAATACTGTTCCTTCCATACTATAATTAATTGTATCCATCATGC from the Clostridium beijerinckii genome contains:
- a CDS encoding BMC domain-containing protein, whose protein sequence is MKEALGLVETIGLSTAILAADAMAKTANVNIIDLENTKGSGYMTIKVSGDVGAVTAAVTAGRQVATENNAFVSSKVIPRPSNNIESAFCQPKKEEDTSSITENNIIEESNVSEENNIIEGNNTVENKEYLENPVVVLEEALTEKVEKQEDKQEENTSQSEGAVVENNEDINQPVEDGIQLKQSDIEISQSQSEEKRTRKTSSRKKGK
- the pduA gene encoding propanediol utilization microcompartment protein PduA: MNSDALGMVETKGLVAAIEAADAMVKAANVNLIGYEKIGSGLVTVMVRGDVGAVKAATDAGAASARLVGEVVSIHVIPRPHMDTEKILPKFV
- the pduB gene encoding propanediol utilization microcompartment protein PduB, which codes for MDQQLIEKVMKRVSSELGISVKNQNNDSQNISKNTSGGIGVTEFVGTAIGDTIGLVIASVDPLLTETMKLGKYRSIGIIGGRTGAGPQIMAVDDAVKATNTEVISVELPRDTKGGAGHGSLIYIGADDVSDARRAVEIALSSLDKYFGDVYANDAGHLEFQYTARASYCLEKAFGTPLGRAFGMVCAGPAAIGTVLADVAVKAANVDVVGYCSPGNGTSFSNEVILTFSGDSGAVRQAVRASIEVGKKLLGALGDEPKSTTTPYI
- a CDS encoding glycyl-radical enzyme activating protein yields the protein MMDTINYSMEGTVFDIQRFSIHDGPGIRTIVFLKGCPLSCLWCSNPESQKIKPVIMYQSANCIHCGRCISACKIGAISVNNKGFINREICTACGECSNVCPTSSLVLKGKKMTIEQVIKELKKDAINYRRSGGGITLSGGEPLLQSDFSKELFKACKAQGWHTAIETTGYANSETIEKVFPYIDLVLMDIKSTNLELHRKYTGVSNEIILNNAKRISEISKMVVRVPLIPDFNSSIQDILELCRFTKTLNNIDTIHLLPYHTYGENKYELLGRDYLMKDSRSLKEDEIEVLKKIIEDQGIKCIIGG